Proteins encoded by one window of Actinomycetota bacterium:
- a CDS encoding HD domain-containing protein: MATVPGPPDDATGAETGGAILPEDPVDAPEARGITLELVRDHPELSSFIAAADRVMEGLGYTEHGFRHANLTAQIAYQVLARLDFDEEQAVRGCVAAYLHDVGNMISREMHGQTGAVLVYEALRDQVSPQDLTTIVAAVANHEEPEGSRISIESAAVILADKSDVHRSRVRKSGRPEFDIHDRVNYAAEQSFLRVDSGARTITLELTIDTQISQVMEYFEIFLGRMQMCRLAAEKLGCSFKLTINKAELA, from the coding sequence ATGGCCACTGTTCCCGGCCCACCCGATGATGCAACCGGCGCGGAGACGGGGGGAGCGATCCTCCCCGAGGACCCGGTCGACGCTCCCGAGGCCCGTGGCATCACGCTCGAGCTCGTCCGTGATCATCCGGAGCTGTCGAGCTTCATCGCGGCCGCCGACCGCGTCATGGAGGGGCTCGGCTACACCGAGCACGGGTTCCGCCACGCGAACCTGACCGCGCAGATCGCCTACCAGGTCCTCGCGAGGCTCGACTTCGACGAGGAGCAGGCGGTCCGTGGATGCGTCGCGGCCTACCTGCACGACGTCGGGAACATGATCTCTAGAGAGATGCACGGGCAGACCGGTGCGGTGCTCGTCTACGAGGCACTCCGTGACCAGGTCTCCCCGCAGGATCTGACGACGATCGTCGCGGCCGTGGCGAACCACGAGGAACCCGAGGGGTCGCGGATCTCGATCGAGTCGGCGGCGGTGATCCTCGCGGACAAGTCGGACGTGCACCGCAGCCGGGTGCGCAAGTCCGGCCGGCCGGAGTTCGACATCCACGATCGCGTGAACTACGCGGCGGAGCAGAGCTTCCTGCGGGTAGACTCCGGTGCCCGCACGATCACCCTCGAGCTCACGATCGACACCCAGATCAGCCAAGTGATGGAGTACTTCGAGATCTTCCTGGGCAGGATGCAGATGTGCAGGCTCGCGGCCGAGAAGCTCGGCTGTAGCTTCA